TAATTTGTAATGTTTGCGCTTGTAGATGCTAATAGTTTTTATTGCAGTGCTGAGCAGGTATTTCGACCTGATTGGCGCGGCAAACCTATTGTGGTGTTAAGTAATAACGATGGTTGTGTTGTGGCTGCTAATCGGCAAGCTAAAGCGCTAGGTGTTGAAAGCTTTTTGCCCTATTTTAAACTTAAAACCTTATGTGAACAGCAGGGCATTATTGCCTGCTCATCCAATTATGAATTGTATGCTGATTTGTCGACAAAAATGATGGCGATTATTGGCCGTTTTGCCCCAGAGCAACATATTTATTCTATCGATGAGAGTTTTTTATCTTTCAAACATAGTTATCCTGCTATTTCTTGCTTGCGCACCCAAGGTCAACGCATTCGTCGAGCGGTTTGGAAAGAGGCGCGCTTGCCTGTTTGTGTAGGGATGGCAGCCACGCTGACATTGGCGAAAATTGCCAATCATGCCGCTAAAAAAATACCTGAATATCGTGGCGTATGTGTTATAGACGATAGTGTGCAACGACATAAAATATTGCAGCAGGTCGGGGTCGCTGATGTGTGGGGATTGGTCGGCGGCTCAGTAAAAAATTGGCCCTATTGAAAATTACCACCGCAGCCCAACTTGCCGCAATGCCGCCAGCGCTAGCGCGTAAACAGTTTAGCATTGAAGTCGAGCGTACGGTACGCGAGTTAAATGGCCAAGTTTGTAAGGTGTGGGATCAAGCGCGAGCCGACAAAAAACAGATATTTTCCACGCGTAGTTTAGGCGAGCGAATTACCGATTACAGCTTATTATTACAAGCATTAAGTAAGCATGTGGCAATAGCAGCCGCTAAAGCTCGTCAGCAAGGGTCAATGTGTAAGGCCATGCTGATTTTTGCCATTAACTCGCCTTATGACGAACGTCCGGTAAGTCGTAAAGTGGTGATTCATTTTGCATTGCCAACAAACTCAACTATTGAGTTAAATCAAGCAATGACTGCGGCCGCAGCACAATTGTATTTACAAGGGATTCGCTATTACAAAGTGGGTGTGGGGCTTATTGAGTTAACCCGTGCTGATTATCAACAACTGGACTTGTTTGCTCGCACTCGACATCAACCAGCATTAATGCAGGCATTGGATGGCATTAATCAGCGTTACGGTCGTGATACCTTATTTTTGGCATCACAAGGTGTTGAGCAAAAGTGGGCAATGCGCCGTGAAATGTTAACACCGCAGTACACAACCCAATGGCGCTGTGTACCGCATATTAGGTGTTAGTTTGTTACCTTTTTAACTTACTTGGCTTTTTCTTCAAACATCAAATAGTAGCTTTGCTCCATACCAAGTGCTTTGTAAGTGTGTTGTGCTGTTTGGTTTTCTTGTTCAACATATAATCTAAAGCTGGCTGCATCGCCTTTTTCTGCCGCGAGATCTTTAATGGCTTGATACAATTTGCCATAAATACCTTGGCGACGATTTTGCGGACGAATATATACACTTTGAATCCAATAATACTGGCATGCTCGCCAGTCACTCCATTCAAATGTCACCATTAATGAGCCAACAATTTCATTATTTATTTCAGCGACTAAGTAAAAACCTCGCTCAGGATGTGTCAATAACCCTCAACGCCTTTGGTTAGGGTAGCAGAATCTAAGGTGAGGTTTTCTGTTTCCATCGCCATTGCTTGGTTAAAGGCAACTAGGGCTGATAAGTCACTTAATTGGCCAGTTCTTATGTTCATTTTTATCTCGTTCTGATTAGGAATGTTGCTATCGATATTCGACTAAAGTCTACTATGCTTAGTTAGGTCTCTTTCGTTTTGTATTTGAAGGTGAGTTATGGCTAAACATTATCAATTCAGGGTTCATCGGCATCCTACTATAAAATTAACGTTATCACATACTGTCTTGCCAAAACCCATTAATCATCCGCTGCACTTTTGCCTGACATTATGTAGTTTTGGCCTGTGGGGCATTGTTTGGTGGCGATTAATTTTATTGTCGCGAGGGGAGTCAGGATTTATTAGTGCATTAGATGATGATTATTGGAGCTATTTAATTGAACGTGAGCAACCGCCAGCTGCACTTTATCGGATCAATATTGGAAAAGTGAATAATCATGCCCGTTTTGATGCGTGATTGAAGTTTGGAATAAATGGGTTCAATAAAGGCTATTTAAACTTGCACTTGCTTGCAATAACTCATAGCGCAAAGTTCTAAAACACTAATTTAAACAGCTGCGTTACATATGACTTGATTTTAGTAAACACTTATTTACCTTACTCCACCAATGGATAATTGAAATTAGTTCGACATTGCAGTAATGTGACGCCCAAGAAAGATAGATCTATGTCACAAACTGCATAAATTGATGGAGATAATTATGAAAGTTGCTGTATTGGGTGCTGCTGGTGGTATCGGCCAGGCTCTAGCTTTATTGTTAAAAACTCAACTGCCTGCGGGCTCAAAGTTGTCTCTATATGACATCGCGCCTGTTACTCCTGGTGTAGCGGTTGATTTAAGTCATATCCCAACTGACGTAGAAGTAAAGGGGTTTGCTGGTGAAGATCCGACTGCTGCGCTTGTTGATGCTGACGTAGTGCTAATGTCTGCAGGTGTTGCGCGTAAGCCTGGTATGGATCGTTCAGATCTATTCAACATCAATGCTGGCATCGTGCGTAACCTAATGGAAAAAGTGGCTGTAACTTGCCCTAAAGCATTAGTGGGTATTATTACTAACCCAGTTAATACAACAGTGGCAATTGCTGCTGAAGTATTAAAGAAAGCCGGTGTGTACGACAAAAACCGTTTATTCGGTGTTACCACACTTGACGTTATTCGTAGCGAAACGTTCATTGCTGAGCTTAAAGGCTTAAATGTTGCTGATGTAAAAGTAAACGTAATTGGCGGCCACAGTGGTGTGACGATTCTTCCATTACTTTCTCAAGTTGAAGGTGTGACTTTCACTGATGAAGAAGTGGCAGCAATGACGACTCGAATTCAAAATGCTGGTACTGAAGTGGTTGAAGCTAAAGCCGGTGGCGGTAGCGCAACATTGTCAATGGGCCAAGCGGCATGTCGCTTTGGTTTATCTTTAGTGCGTGGCTTGCAAGGTGAAGCAAACGTGGTTGAATGCGCTTATGTCGATGGCGGCAGTGAGCATGCTGAATTCTTCGCACAACCTGTTCTACTAGGTAAAAACGGCGTTGAAAAAGTGCTCCCATATGGCGAAGTTAGCGCATTTGAAGCCAATGCACGTGACTCAATGTTAGACACATTAAATGCTGATATTAAACTAGGTGTTGAATTCGTTAAGTAATTCAAAGTAGGTTAATGTCATTAAAAACGCGAGCTGTTAGCTCGCGTTTTTTTATGCCTAAACTGATCACTTACTGGCAAATTTAAGCTCACGTTTCAGGTGGGCATCGGCGGTCAATGAGTTTACGAATGTCTTTTGCTGTGCTTTTTTGAATGACAAAAATACTTCATTGAAGAGGAGAGCGTATTTGCTGCAAACATCGCTATTTCTTTCCATGATCGCTATAAACAAAAAACGCACTCAGATGAGTGCGTTTTAGTGTAGTCAGCTAACCACTATTTAGTGACGAAACATTGCAGAGATAGACTCTTCGTTGCTCACACGGCGGATCGCTTCAGCGAGTACTGCAGACATGGTTAATTGTGATACTTTACCCACTTTAAGCATTTCAGGGCTTAATGGAACAGTGTCAGTCACAATCACTTCATCGATAACTGAATTAGCGATGTTTTCAGCGGCATTACCCGAGAATACAGGGTGAGTTGCATAAGCAAATACACGATTTGCGCCATGCTCTTTTAATGCTTCAGCCGCTTTACATAAGGTGCCACCAGTGTCGATCATATCGTCAACGATAATACAATCGCGACCTTGAACATCACCAATGATATGCATCACTTGGGCAACGTTTGCTTGAGGGCGACGTTTGTCGATAATCGCTAAATCAGAATCATCTAATAATTTAGCAACCGCACGAGCACGTACAACACCACCAATATCTGGTGATACAACAACTGGGTTGTCTAGTTTCTTTGCTAACATATCTTCAAGTAACACTGGGCTACCAAATACGTTGTCTACTGGAACGTCAAAGAAACCTTGAATTTGCTCAGCATGTAAATCACAAGTAAGAACGCGATCAACACCTACACTTGATAAGAAGTCGGCAACTACTTTAGCGGTAATAGGTACACGAGCACTACGAACGCGACGGTCTTGGCGAGCATAACCAAAATAAGGGATAACAGCAGTGATACGACCAGCTGAAGCGCGACGTAGCGCATCAACCATAACGATCAATTCCATAAGGTTATCATTGGTAGGCGCACAAGTAGATTGAATGATAAATACATCCGCACCACGTACGTTTTCATTAATTTGAACACTGATTTCACCGTCGCTGAAACGGCCTACAACTGCGTCGCCAAGTTTGCAAAATAAACGATCGGCAATCTTTTCGGCTAGATTTGGGGTGGCGTTACCAGCAAAGAGCTTGATGTCGGGCACTTTATGAACCTCAGGTGTTTGCTTAAAATTAGTGGCTAAGTCAATACGTGTTTTCATAAACTGTTGACTTAGAAGATTGTTTCAGAGCTTTCAAGCCGTGCCAGTAATGGCGACGTATTGAGCCCTTTTGCGACAAAAGCTTTCATACCAGCAGGTAATTTTGCTAATACATCAAGCGCTTGTTGCGAATGCTTGAACTCCCCAAACACACAAGCGCCTGTTCCGGTCATTCTCGACGGCGCATATTCTACCAGCCAGTTTAAGGCATTGGCAACTTGAGGGTATTGTTTGATCACTAAGTTTTGACAATCATTTGACCAAGGTTTGGACAGTAAAGTGTCCAGTGAGAGTTTGGGGGTATTACGAGGTAAGTCGGCATGTTGGAAGATAGCTTGGGTTGATACATGCGCATCAGGTACGATAACCAAGTACCAAAGTTCGGCCGGTTTTACCGGTTGTAACTTTTCACCAACTCCTTCGGCGAAAGCCGCTAACCCATTGATAAACACTGGTACATCAGCACCTAGCGCGAGTCCAATCTCAACCAACTTAGATAATGGTAAATCGGTTTTCCAAAGTGAATTTAACGCGACTAATGTGGTAGCTGCGTCTGAAGAACCGCCTCCTAAACCACCGCCCATAGGCAGTAATTTGTCGAGCCAAATATCAGCACCGCCAGGAAATTGCGTATATCGTTTTAATGATTTTGCTGCTTTTAGAATTAAGTTATCGCTGTCAGGGACAGAATCAGCCATATTCGAGTGTAAACGAATTTCAGGTGTCTCGGTAACATGAAAATCTAAGTAGTCACAATGATCGATGAACTGAAATAAGGTTTGTAATTCATGATAACCATCATGACGACGTCCTGTGATATGTAAGAATAAATTTAATTTAGCAGGAGCAGGCCAGCTTTTTGATATGGGAAGTTTTGTTTTCAATTTACTTTCCTGTAGTTAACTGTGGCGTCAATGCCTGCCATTGGTTGGTTTGAATTTTAATTTGTACATCTGCACGCTCAATTTTGAGTTGCTTAGGCACCATTGCGCCACTTTGTTGCTGCCAGCTGATAAACTCGACTATCCAGTCTGCTTGCTCATCGGTGCTAATCAGCTGCTTCACTTTGCCTTGTGAATTATAGCTAACAACGTCATCGTTGCTGCTTATTTGACCGGTTATCCAGAGGGGAAGTTTGTTAAATGGGATAGTGATCCCACTTATTCCTTCTAATAAGTTTTGCGCATCGCGATCATGATAGGTTTTCCCATCCACTTCGAGTGATGCCATACCTTGAGTATTTTTGAGAGTAAGCACATTTGTACCCAGTACAGTGGTTAGGCGTAATTCATTACCTTGGGTATGATGGAACCAATATAAGTTAGTGCTAAACTTGTCACTGGATGATTTAATGGATATTTTTCCCTGTATTTCCCAGTTATTAGCAAGGCTAGCATCGCTAACCTCAACAGGTTGGTATGTCGGTGAAGGTAAGCTTGTACAGGCACTGAATAGCAAGATGATACAAATTGCCATTGAATATTTTATCTGAGAAAAACGCAACAAGTGATGCTCGTCAGTATGTAGATGATGCCACCATAATACTGGTCAAACTGATTGTTGTAAAAATGCTTTTTGCTATACAGTTTTAAGATGCTGTAACAATAAAGAAAAAATTAGATATATATTCGGTTTTGTTAACCCAATTGTGTTTTTAATTGGGCTGATTAAGTAGAATAGCCTAATTAACGATACCGAGAAGAACTTAGAACGAGTCAGATGAGCCTAGTAGCAATCGGGATAAACCATAAAACCGCCACGGTAGATTTACGTGAAAAAGTTGCTTTTTCACCAGATCGCATACACGAAGCAATGAAAAGCTTAGCCAGTCGCACTCGTACTGGTGAAGCCGTTATTGTGTCGACTTGTAACCGTACAGAATTATATTGCAATAATGCGGAACAAGCGGACATTATTGAGTGGTTGCAAGATTACCATGGCTTGACTCATGATGAATTAATGCCTTGTATCTATGCTTATGAAGACCAAGTAGCGGTCAAGCATCTAATGAGGGTGTCGTCAGGACTGGACTCGTTAGTGTTAGGTGAGCCACAAATTCTCGGCCAGGTTAAACAAGCTTTTGTTAAAGCCAAAGAGGCGGGAACTACCGCTGTTACTATTGATCGTCTTTTCCAAAATACTTTCTCAGTTGCTAAAAAAGTACGCACCGAGACAGAAATTGGAGCTGCGGCCGTATCTGTAGCATTTGCTGCCGTGAGTATGGCAAAACATATTTTCTCTAGTCTTCGTAGTACTAAGGTGTTACTGATTGGCGCGGGCGAAACCATTGAATTAGTTGCAAAACACTTAAAAGATAATGGTGTTGACTCTATGGTTGTGGCAAACCGTACAATTGAGCGTGCTCAAGCCATGTGTGAAGAGTTTAATGCAACGGCAATTACCCTGTCGCAAATTCCAGACTATCTTGCTAATGCAGATATTGTGATATCCTCTACCGCGAGTCCTTTGCCTATTTTGGGTAAAGGCATGGTTGAAAAGGCACTAAAACAACGTCGCCACCAACCTATGTTATTGGTTGATATTGCAGTACCAAGAGATATTGAAGCAGAAGTCGGTGAGTTAGACGACGCTTTCCTTTATACTGTTGACGATTTGCATAGTATCATT
This Shewanella aestuarii DNA region includes the following protein-coding sequences:
- the lolB gene encoding lipoprotein insertase outer membrane protein LolB, with the translated sequence MLRFSQIKYSMAICIILLFSACTSLPSPTYQPVEVSDASLANNWEIQGKISIKSSSDKFSTNLYWFHHTQGNELRLTTVLGTNVLTLKNTQGMASLEVDGKTYHDRDAQNLLEGISGITIPFNKLPLWITGQISSNDDVVSYNSQGKVKQLISTDEQADWIVEFISWQQQSGAMVPKQLKIERADVQIKIQTNQWQALTPQLTTGK
- the hemA gene encoding glutamyl-tRNA reductase — encoded protein: MSLVAIGINHKTATVDLREKVAFSPDRIHEAMKSLASRTRTGEAVIVSTCNRTELYCNNAEQADIIEWLQDYHGLTHDELMPCIYAYEDQVAVKHLMRVSSGLDSLVLGEPQILGQVKQAFVKAKEAGTTAVTIDRLFQNTFSVAKKVRTETEIGAAAVSVAFAAVSMAKHIFSSLRSTKVLLIGAGETIELVAKHLKDNGVDSMVVANRTIERAQAMCEEFNATAITLSQIPDYLANADIVISSTASPLPILGKGMVEKALKQRRHQPMLLVDIAVPRDIEAEVGELDDAFLYTVDDLHSIIEQNMASRKEAAEQAELITEEHSHVFMEWVRSLESVDSIREYRSQSVAIKDELVERALNKLAQGSDCEQVLLELANRLTNRLIHAPTQALTAASRQGDLNTLGQLRVALGLDKN
- a CDS encoding ribose-phosphate pyrophosphokinase, with translation MPDIKLFAGNATPNLAEKIADRLFCKLGDAVVGRFSDGEISVQINENVRGADVFIIQSTCAPTNDNLMELIVMVDALRRASAGRITAVIPYFGYARQDRRVRSARVPITAKVVADFLSSVGVDRVLTCDLHAEQIQGFFDVPVDNVFGSPVLLEDMLAKKLDNPVVVSPDIGGVVRARAVAKLLDDSDLAIIDKRRPQANVAQVMHIIGDVQGRDCIIVDDMIDTGGTLCKAAEALKEHGANRVFAYATHPVFSGNAAENIANSVIDEVIVTDTVPLSPEMLKVGKVSQLTMSAVLAEAIRRVSNEESISAMFRH
- the mdh gene encoding malate dehydrogenase, which produces MKVAVLGAAGGIGQALALLLKTQLPAGSKLSLYDIAPVTPGVAVDLSHIPTDVEVKGFAGEDPTAALVDADVVLMSAGVARKPGMDRSDLFNINAGIVRNLMEKVAVTCPKALVGIITNPVNTTVAIAAEVLKKAGVYDKNRLFGVTTLDVIRSETFIAELKGLNVADVKVNVIGGHSGVTILPLLSQVEGVTFTDEEVAAMTTRIQNAGTEVVEAKAGGGSATLSMGQAACRFGLSLVRGLQGEANVVECAYVDGGSEHAEFFAQPVLLGKNGVEKVLPYGEVSAFEANARDSMLDTLNADIKLGVEFVK
- the ispE gene encoding 4-(cytidine 5'-diphospho)-2-C-methyl-D-erythritol kinase produces the protein MKTKLPISKSWPAPAKLNLFLHITGRRHDGYHELQTLFQFIDHCDYLDFHVTETPEIRLHSNMADSVPDSDNLILKAAKSLKRYTQFPGGADIWLDKLLPMGGGLGGGSSDAATTLVALNSLWKTDLPLSKLVEIGLALGADVPVFINGLAAFAEGVGEKLQPVKPAELWYLVIVPDAHVSTQAIFQHADLPRNTPKLSLDTLLSKPWSNDCQNLVIKQYPQVANALNWLVEYAPSRMTGTGACVFGEFKHSQQALDVLAKLPAGMKAFVAKGLNTSPLLARLESSETIF